In one window of Mobiluncus massiliensis DNA:
- a CDS encoding rhomboid family intramembrane serine protease, with the protein MKNTAKAPKPYVTWGLCIALIIVWVAELFIPEVIQHFAFLPVLGLFEPWRFITAAFLHSVPSPFHLAFNTWALLVVGRALEPVVGHVKLALAFGISAFGALMAQCLTVFVDPNAWITPTVGASGAVFGFFGMVLAIQKVLRLPWTEMATLIGLNFVIGFMVPNVAWVAHLGGLVVGLVLGAYTGWVLRHSTYEVVPGKGVDDTHFAANAPEPLEHPDTAAPDAPEPSDATASDRSDSPDAPAAPMLRRVTNTTTRLRDLAVYGGVFAVLLVSNWAFYHFNYATIYSFFK; encoded by the coding sequence CCCCTAAGCCCTACGTGACTTGGGGGCTTTGTATTGCTTTAATCATCGTCTGGGTTGCCGAACTATTTATCCCCGAAGTTATCCAGCACTTTGCTTTTCTACCGGTCCTGGGCCTGTTTGAGCCCTGGCGTTTCATTACCGCGGCCTTCCTGCACTCGGTGCCGTCACCGTTTCACCTGGCGTTTAACACCTGGGCTTTGCTGGTAGTCGGCAGGGCGCTGGAGCCGGTCGTGGGCCACGTGAAACTGGCCCTTGCGTTTGGTATCAGCGCTTTCGGGGCGCTCATGGCACAGTGCCTGACGGTTTTTGTCGACCCCAACGCCTGGATCACCCCCACGGTCGGCGCGTCCGGGGCAGTGTTTGGATTCTTTGGTATGGTCCTGGCGATTCAAAAGGTGCTGCGCTTGCCCTGGACCGAAATGGCGACCTTAATCGGGCTGAACTTTGTGATAGGCTTCATGGTTCCTAACGTCGCCTGGGTGGCCCATCTGGGGGGCTTAGTGGTGGGTCTGGTGCTAGGTGCCTACACCGGCTGGGTGCTGCGTCATTCGACCTACGAAGTGGTTCCAGGCAAGGGTGTGGACGACACCCACTTTGCGGCCAATGCGCCCGAGCCCCTAGAGCATCCTGATACCGCCGCGCCAGATGCGCCGGAACCTTCCGATGCAACGGCATCAGACAGGTCGGATTCCCCCGATGCCCCGGCAGCTCCCATGCTTCGCCGAGTCACCAATACGACCACACGGCTGCGTGACCTCGCGGTTTACGGCGGGGTTTTTGCCGTGCTGCTGGTGAGCAACTGGGCTTTCTACCATTTCAACTACGCGACTATCTACAGTTTCTTTAAATAA